Proteins encoded within one genomic window of Canis lupus familiaris isolate Mischka breed German Shepherd chromosome 12, alternate assembly UU_Cfam_GSD_1.0, whole genome shotgun sequence:
- the NELFE gene encoding negative elongation factor E: MLVIPPGLSEEEEALQKKFNKLKKKKKALLALKKQSSSSTASQGGVKRSLSEQPVVDTATATEQAKQLVKSGAISAIKAETKNSGFKRSRTLEGKLKDPEKGPVPTFQPFQRSISADDDLQESSRRPQRKSLYESFVSSSDRLRELGPDGEEAEGPGAGDGPPRSFDWGYEERGGARSSTSPPRSRSRDHSRERNRDRDRDRERDRDRDRDRDRDRDRDRDRDRDRDRDRDRDREREGPFRRSDSFPERRAPRKGNTLYVYGEDMTPTLLRGAFSPFGNIIDLSMDPPRNCAFVTYEKMESADQAVAELNGTQVESVQLKVSIARKQPMLDAATGKSVWGSLAVQNSPKGCHRDKRTQIVYSDDVYKENLVDGF, encoded by the exons ATGTTGGTGATACCCCCCGGACTgagcgaggaggaggaggctctGCAGAAGAAATTCAACAAACTCAAGAAAAAG AAAAAGGCATTGCTGGCTCTGAAGAAGCAAAGTAGTAGCAGCACAGCCAGCCAAGGCGGTGTGAAACGCT CACTGTCGGAACAGCCTGTGGTGGACACAGCCACGGCAACAGAGCAGGCAAAGCAGCTAGTGAAGTCAGGAGCCATCAGTGCCATCAAGGCTGAGACCAAGAACTCAGGCTTCAAGCGTTCTCGAACCCTAGAGGGGAAGTTAAAG gaccctgagaaggGGCCAGTTCCCACTTTCCAGCCGTTCCAAAGAAGCATATCTGCCGATGATGATCTGCAGGAG TCGTCCAGACGCCCCCAAAGGAAATCTCTGTATGAGAG TTTTGTGTCTTCCAGTGATCGGCTTCGGGAACTGGGGCCagatggggaggaggcagagggcccAGGGGCTGGTGATGGTCCCCCTCGAAGCTTTGACTGGGGCTATGAAGAACGTGGTGGTGCCCGCTCCTCAACCTCCCCCCCACGAAGCCGCAGCCGGGACCACAGTCGTGAGCGGAACCGGGACAGAGACCGTGATCGAGAACGGGATCGAGACCGTGATCGGGACAGGGACCGCGATCGGGACAGGGACCGCGATCGGGACAGGGACCGTGATCGGGACAGGGACCGCGATCGAGAACGAGAGGGCCCTTTCCGCA GGTCGGATTCATTCCCTGAACGCAGGGCCCCTCGGAAGGGTAATACTCTCTATGTGTATGGAGAGGACATGACGCCCACCCTCCTTCGTGGGGCCTTCTCTCCCTTTGGAAACATCATTGACCTCTCCATGGACCCACCCAGAAA CTGTGCCTTCGTCACCTATGAAAAGATGGAGTCAGCAGATCAGGCCGTTGCTGAG CTCAATGGGACCCAGGTGGAGTCTGTACAGCTCAAAGTCAGCATTGCCCGCAAGCAGCCCATGCTGGACGCTGCCACTGGCAAGTCTGTCTGGGGCTCTCTCG ctgtcCAGAATAGCCCTAAGGGTTGCCATCGGGACAAGAGGACCCAGATTGTCTACAGCGATGATGTCTACAAGGAAAACCTTGTGGATGGCTTCTAG